In Rhodospirillum rubrum ATCC 11170, a genomic segment contains:
- the ptsP gene encoding phosphoenolpyruvate--protein phosphotransferase, translated as MPERERDARSLLGRLRDIMAGGGSPQVRLDLVTALIARGLGTDVCSCYVLRAGEVLELFATEGLSQAAVHKTRLRVGEGLIGEVAATGRALTVADAWSHPNFAYRPETGEDLFQSLMGVPMIRGGRVIGVLAVQNRESRDYEEFEQEILETVAMVLAEMLAGADLVGKDELGPVAGNAVLPMRLEGDRLNGGIGLGTAVYHRPEVMVHRLVGDDPETEMERLRTALSEMRQSIDSMLALHRDVPGEYHDVLETFRMFAEDAGWIGRISEHIQTGLSAEGAVRKVDDDMRLRMSQVSDPYIRERLHDLEDLANRLLRHLTGDGSTAALSDLPEHVVLICRSLGPAELLDYDPSRLRGVIMEEGSSGMHAVIVAKALDIPVIGRVPDVFQRVAPLDQVVVDGDHGHVFVRPGEDVREAFLNGVLARKQRRAFYQSFRDQPAVSRDGYRIKLMINAGLLFDMEGLVESGADGVGLYRTEIPFMARPSLPSVETQTELYDKVLELAGDKPVTFRTLDVGGDKLLPYWNRAPEDNPAMGWRSIRITLDRPAILREQLRALIRASGQRELRVMFPMVANVAEFRAARKVLMAELAREAARGTPPPRRVRVGTMLEVPSLIWQLPALLKDGVDFISVGSNDLMQFTFAADRANSRLAGRYDPLSPAALSILHRVVTLCDAAAVPLSLCGEMASRPLDAMALVALGFRFLSVAAPGVGPVKQMLLSTNIDQVRPYVETLLDLPDASVRENLRSFALDHGISLS; from the coding sequence ATGCCTGAGCGGGAACGCGACGCACGCAGCCTGCTTGGTCGTCTGCGCGATATCATGGCCGGTGGCGGGTCGCCGCAGGTCCGCCTTGACCTTGTCACGGCCTTGATCGCGCGCGGCCTGGGGACCGATGTCTGTTCGTGCTACGTGCTGCGCGCCGGCGAGGTTCTGGAGCTTTTCGCCACCGAGGGCCTGTCGCAGGCCGCCGTTCACAAGACGCGACTGCGGGTTGGCGAAGGGCTGATCGGCGAGGTGGCGGCCACCGGCCGCGCCCTGACCGTGGCCGACGCCTGGTCCCACCCCAATTTCGCCTATCGCCCGGAAACCGGGGAAGATCTGTTCCAGTCGCTGATGGGCGTGCCGATGATACGCGGCGGCCGGGTGATCGGCGTTCTGGCCGTGCAAAATCGCGAGTCGCGTGACTACGAGGAGTTCGAGCAGGAAATCCTCGAAACCGTCGCCATGGTTCTGGCCGAGATGCTGGCCGGGGCCGATCTGGTGGGCAAGGACGAACTGGGGCCGGTGGCGGGCAATGCCGTGCTGCCGATGCGCCTGGAGGGCGATCGCCTGAACGGCGGCATCGGCCTGGGAACCGCCGTCTATCATCGGCCCGAGGTGATGGTCCACCGGCTGGTTGGCGACGATCCCGAAACCGAAATGGAGCGCCTGCGCACGGCGCTGTCGGAAATGCGCCAGAGCATCGACAGCATGCTGGCCCTGCACCGCGACGTTCCGGGCGAATATCACGACGTTCTGGAAACCTTCCGCATGTTCGCCGAGGATGCGGGCTGGATCGGTCGTATCTCCGAGCATATCCAGACCGGGCTGTCGGCCGAGGGCGCGGTGCGCAAGGTCGATGATGACATGCGCCTGCGCATGTCCCAGGTCAGCGATCCCTATATCCGCGAACGCCTTCACGACCTCGAGGATCTGGCCAACCGCCTGCTGCGCCATCTGACCGGCGACGGCTCGACCGCCGCGCTCAGCGACCTGCCCGAGCATGTCGTGCTGATCTGCCGCAGCCTGGGGCCGGCCGAACTCCTTGACTATGACCCCTCGCGCCTGCGCGGGGTGATCATGGAGGAGGGCAGTTCGGGCATGCATGCGGTGATCGTGGCCAAGGCGCTCGATATTCCGGTGATCGGCCGGGTACCCGATGTCTTCCAGCGCGTCGCTCCGCTTGATCAGGTGGTGGTCGATGGCGATCACGGTCATGTTTTCGTCCGCCCCGGCGAAGACGTGCGCGAAGCGTTCCTTAATGGCGTGCTGGCGCGCAAGCAGCGCCGCGCCTTCTATCAAAGCTTCCGCGACCAGCCCGCCGTCAGCCGCGACGGCTATCGCATCAAATTGATGATCAACGCCGGCCTGCTGTTCGATATGGAGGGGCTGGTCGAAAGCGGGGCCGACGGGGTGGGGCTTTATCGCACCGAGATCCCCTTCATGGCCCGGCCGTCGCTGCCCAGCGTCGAGACCCAGACCGAGCTTTACGACAAGGTTCTGGAACTGGCCGGCGACAAGCCGGTCACCTTCCGCACCCTTGATGTCGGCGGCGACAAGCTGCTGCCCTATTGGAACCGCGCGCCCGAAGACAATCCGGCGATGGGCTGGCGCTCGATCCGCATCACCCTTGACCGGCCGGCGATCCTGCGCGAGCAGTTGCGCGCCCTGATCCGCGCCTCGGGACAGCGGGAATTGCGCGTCATGTTCCCGATGGTCGCCAACGTCGCCGAGTTCCGCGCCGCCCGCAAGGTGCTGATGGCCGAACTGGCGCGCGAGGCGGCGCGCGGCACGCCGCCGCCCCGGCGGGTGCGCGTTGGAACCATGCTCGAGGTTCCCTCGTTGATCTGGCAACTGCCGGCCCTGCTCAAGGATGGCGTCGATTTCATCTCGGTGGGCAGCAATGATCTGATGCAGTTCACCTTTGCCGCCGATCGCGCCAATTCGCGGCTGGCCGGGCGCTATGATCCGCTGTCGCCGGCCGCGCTGTCGATCCTGCATCGGGTGGTCACGCTCTGCGACGCCGCCGCCGTGCCGCTGTCGCTGTGTGGCGAGATGGCCTCGCGGCCGCTTGACGCCATGGCCCTGGTGGCCCTGGGCTTCCGCTTCCTGTCGGTGGCGGCGCCGGGGGTCGGGCCGGTCAAGCAGATGCTGCTGTCGACCAATATCGATCAGGTCCGTCCCTATGTGGAAACCCTGCTGGATTTGCCCGACGCCTCGGTCCGCGAAAACCTGCGCTCCTTCGCCCTTGACCACGGTATTTCCCTGTCGTAA
- a CDS encoding sensor histidine kinase, which produces MFSLIDSLVGETALLPHGQCLLWDTPLLALHAVSDALIALAYFAIPLAIVIFVRRRPGLEPLHLALALLFAVFIVACGLSHISSVVTLWIPAYLTQGLIKAATAVVSLVTAFVLFALIPRLLAIPSPAELREANRRLGQEAALRQGMVEDLIVARADLERRVEERTRAAVKIMENFEVTLRGSAVTIFQQDLDLRYTWIHNLRPPLVASDYIGRTPRQALPPEAAAVIEPFQREVLRTGVKDRLILAISRGLDEGVWYDIQSEPLRDDAGVISGLASVAVDITSQKAGEQQLRVLMRELTHRSKNLLAVVQGIARQSAANVPDVKTFTERFGARLQALGESHDILVSTDWRGAAIPDLARAHLGHFLAVSKERLTLRGPDILLSPEATQQIGLALHELSTNAAKYGALSNDGGRVEITWETRPSPLGVDLVLIWREIDGPPVVPSERTGFGHIMVTYLVPRSLRGTATLTPAAEGMLWTLTFPLFIRQNPHPPATPTA; this is translated from the coding sequence ATGTTCAGCCTGATTGATTCGCTGGTTGGCGAAACCGCCCTTCTTCCCCATGGCCAGTGCCTGCTGTGGGACACCCCGCTTCTAGCCCTGCATGCGGTATCGGATGCGCTGATCGCCCTGGCCTATTTCGCCATTCCGCTGGCGATCGTCATCTTCGTGCGGCGCCGCCCGGGCCTCGAACCGCTTCATCTCGCCCTGGCCCTGCTGTTCGCCGTTTTCATCGTCGCCTGCGGCCTGAGCCACATCAGTTCGGTCGTTACCCTGTGGATCCCGGCCTATCTGACCCAGGGCCTGATCAAGGCGGCCACCGCCGTGGTCTCGCTGGTCACCGCCTTTGTCCTCTTCGCCCTGATCCCACGCCTGCTGGCCATCCCCAGCCCGGCCGAGCTCCGCGAGGCCAACCGGCGTCTTGGGCAGGAGGCCGCCCTGCGCCAGGGCATGGTCGAGGACTTGATCGTCGCCCGCGCCGATCTGGAACGCCGGGTCGAAGAACGCACCCGCGCCGCCGTCAAGATCATGGAGAACTTCGAGGTCACCCTGCGCGGCTCGGCGGTCACCATCTTTCAGCAGGATCTGGATCTGCGCTATACCTGGATCCATAATCTGCGGCCGCCGCTGGTCGCCTCCGATTATATCGGCCGCACCCCGCGCCAGGCCCTGCCGCCCGAGGCCGCCGCCGTCATCGAACCCTTCCAGCGCGAGGTCCTGCGGACCGGAGTCAAGGATCGGCTGATCCTCGCCATCAGCCGCGGCCTGGACGAGGGCGTCTGGTACGACATTCAAAGCGAACCCCTGCGCGATGACGCGGGCGTCATCAGCGGTCTGGCCTCGGTCGCCGTCGACATCACCTCGCAGAAGGCCGGTGAACAGCAGTTGCGCGTGCTGATGCGCGAATTGACCCATCGCTCGAAGAACCTTCTGGCGGTGGTCCAGGGCATCGCCCGCCAAAGCGCCGCGAACGTCCCCGACGTCAAGACCTTTACCGAACGCTTCGGCGCCCGCCTTCAGGCCCTGGGCGAATCCCATGATATCCTGGTATCCACCGACTGGCGCGGCGCCGCCATCCCCGATCTGGCCCGCGCCCATCTGGGCCATTTCCTGGCGGTCAGCAAGGAACGGCTGACCCTGCGCGGCCCCGATATCCTGCTCTCGCCCGAGGCCACCCAGCAAATTGGGCTGGCTTTGCACGAGCTATCGACCAATGCCGCCAAATACGGCGCCCTGTCCAACGATGGCGGGCGGGTGGAAATTACTTGGGAGACGCGGCCAAGCCCGCTCGGCGTCGATCTTGTGCTGATCTGGCGCGAAATCGACGGGCCGCCGGTCGTGCCCAGCGAGCGCACCGGCTTTGGCCATATCATGGTCACCTATCTGGTGCCGCGCTCCCTGCGTGGCACGGCGACCCTGACCCCCGCCGCCGAGGGCATGCTGTGGACCCTGACCTTCCCGCTGTTCATCCGCCAGAACCCCCATCCGCCAGCCACGCCAACGGCCTAA
- a CDS encoding DUF1178 family protein → MIRYTLICDNDHEFDGWFRDSATCGTQLAAGDVRCPVCGSSTVGKALMAPNVVSSRVRDAGRLAPPAAGGAAPAAPSPPPAVPAVVAPAAAAPIDAARAAKMAETLAALRKRVEETCENVGANFAEEARRIHYGEGVERPIYGEASLEEARDLDEEGIAVALLPWSRRAGH, encoded by the coding sequence ATGATCCGCTATACCCTGATCTGTGACAACGACCACGAGTTCGACGGCTGGTTTCGCGATAGCGCGACCTGTGGGACGCAGCTTGCCGCCGGCGATGTGCGTTGCCCGGTTTGCGGCTCGTCGACGGTCGGCAAGGCGCTGATGGCGCCCAATGTGGTGTCGTCGCGGGTGCGCGACGCCGGGCGGCTGGCGCCCCCGGCGGCCGGGGGCGCCGCTCCGGCCGCCCCTTCGCCGCCGCCGGCGGTGCCGGCCGTCGTCGCCCCCGCCGCCGCCGCGCCGATCGATGCCGCTCGGGCGGCCAAGATGGCCGAGACCCTGGCCGCCTTGCGCAAGAGGGTCGAGGAAACCTGCGAGAACGTTGGCGCCAATTTCGCCGAAGAGGCCCGGCGCATTCATTATGGCGAAGGGGTCGAGCGGCCGATCTATGGCGAGGCCAGCCTGGAAGAGGCCCGCGATCTTGACGAGGAGGGCATCGCCGTCGCCCTTCTGCCCTGGAGCCGCCGCGCCGGCCATTGA
- the grxC gene encoding glutaredoxin 3 codes for MVAVEIFTTPSCPYCRRAKALLGDKGVAYREIDVSGDPRLREEMTRRAGGRSTVPQIFIDGRALGGCDDIHALDRLGKLDGLLSGSAP; via the coding sequence ATGGTTGCCGTTGAGATTTTCACCACCCCGAGCTGTCCCTATTGTCGGCGCGCCAAGGCGCTGCTGGGCGACAAGGGGGTGGCCTATCGCGAGATCGATGTGTCGGGCGATCCCCGGTTGCGCGAGGAGATGACCCGGCGGGCCGGCGGGCGCAGCACCGTTCCGCAGATCTTCATCGACGGCCGGGCCTTGGGCGGCTGCGATGACATCCACGCCCTTGACCGCCTGGGCAAGCTTGATGGTCTTCTGTCGGGAAGCGCGCCATGA
- a CDS encoding NAD(P)H-dependent flavin oxidoreductase, translated as MKDAAMNGWAEERLDELWARGRAFLGCDTAILGGAMAWVSERHLVSAISGAGGFGVIACGSMPSDLLSKEIAATRALLEGMGGERPFGVNLITMHPELDRLIDLCGEHRVSHVVLAGGLPSAASIKRVKDLGARCICFAPALALARKLVRSGADALVIEGAEAGGHIGPVSTSVLAQEILPEVPEIPIFVAGGIGRGEAILSYLEMGAAGVQIGTRFVCATECIAHPNFKKAFIRASARDAVPTIQIDPQFPVIPVRALANKGTARFMEMQRTVIDRFHNGEIDQKSAQLEIEHFWAGALRRAVIEGDVDSGSLMAGQSVGMVKREEPVAEILAELRGQAVAALTRRAARQAGG; from the coding sequence ATGAAGGACGCGGCGATGAACGGGTGGGCGGAAGAACGGCTGGACGAGCTTTGGGCCCGTGGCCGCGCCTTCCTGGGCTGCGATACGGCGATTCTCGGCGGCGCCATGGCCTGGGTCTCGGAACGTCATCTGGTTTCGGCGATTTCGGGGGCCGGCGGCTTCGGGGTCATCGCCTGCGGTTCGATGCCGTCCGATCTGTTGTCCAAGGAGATCGCCGCCACCCGCGCCCTTTTGGAGGGGATGGGCGGCGAGCGCCCTTTCGGCGTCAATCTGATCACCATGCATCCCGAACTCGATCGTTTGATCGATTTGTGCGGCGAGCACCGGGTTAGCCATGTGGTTCTGGCCGGCGGCCTGCCGAGTGCCGCGTCGATCAAGCGCGTCAAGGATCTGGGGGCGCGCTGCATCTGCTTCGCCCCCGCCCTGGCCCTGGCGCGCAAGCTGGTGCGATCGGGGGCCGATGCCCTGGTGATCGAAGGGGCCGAGGCCGGGGGGCATATCGGCCCGGTTTCGACCAGCGTCCTCGCCCAGGAGATCCTGCCCGAGGTCCCCGAGATTCCGATCTTCGTCGCCGGCGGCATCGGCCGGGGCGAGGCGATCTTGTCCTATCTGGAGATGGGCGCCGCCGGGGTGCAGATCGGCACGCGCTTCGTGTGCGCCACCGAATGCATCGCCCATCCCAACTTCAAGAAGGCCTTCATCCGCGCCAGCGCCCGCGACGCGGTGCCGACCATCCAGATCGACCCCCAGTTTCCGGTGATCCCGGTGCGGGCCCTGGCCAATAAGGGAACCGCCCGCTTCATGGAAATGCAGCGGACCGTCATCGACCGCTTTCACAACGGCGAGATCGATCAGAAGTCCGCCCAGCTTGAAATCGAGCACTTCTGGGCCGGCGCCCTGCGTCGCGCCGTGATCGAAGGCGATGTGGACTCGGGTTCGCTGATGGCCGGCCAGAGCGTGGGCATGGTCAAGCGCGAGGAGCCCGTCGCCGAAATACTGGCCGAATTGCGGGGACAGGCCGTCGCGGCCCTGACCCGCAGGGCCGCCCGGCAAGCGGGTGGTTGA
- a CDS encoding aspartate kinase, producing the protein MARIVMKFGGTSVGDVDRIRNVARRVKAEVDAGNEVAVVVSAMSGETNRLVGFCDSMTNMYDAREYDAVVATGEQVTIGLLAIALQDIGVEARSWMGWQIPIHTDEAHGKARILSIDTTVLEQRLASGQVAVVAGFQGLGPNNRVTTLGRGGSDTSAVALAAALKADRCDIYTDVDGVYTTDPRIVPKARKLDRITYEEMLEQASLGAKVLQTRSVEMAMKHRVRVRVLSSFSDAPGTLVCDEDEIVEKELVSGIAYSRDEAKITLVKVSDRPGVAARIFGPLADANINVDMIVQNVSEDGHSTDLTFTLPRSDLARALKVLEGARDDINYRELTTSSAVVKVSVIGVGMRSHAGVAQTMFRALSEKGINIHVISTSEIKVSVLIAEEYMELAVRALHSAYGLDAA; encoded by the coding sequence ATGGCGCGCATCGTGATGAAATTCGGCGGAACCTCCGTCGGCGACGTGGATCGTATCCGCAACGTCGCCCGGCGGGTCAAGGCCGAGGTTGACGCCGGCAATGAGGTGGCGGTGGTGGTCTCGGCCATGTCGGGAGAGACCAATCGTCTGGTCGGCTTCTGCGATTCCATGACCAACATGTACGACGCGCGGGAATATGATGCCGTGGTCGCCACCGGGGAACAGGTGACCATCGGGCTTCTGGCCATCGCCTTGCAAGATATCGGCGTCGAGGCGCGGTCGTGGATGGGCTGGCAGATCCCGATCCATACGGACGAGGCCCACGGCAAGGCCCGCATCCTGTCGATCGACACCACCGTGCTCGAACAGCGTCTGGCCAGCGGTCAGGTGGCGGTGGTCGCCGGTTTCCAGGGGCTGGGACCGAATAATCGCGTGACCACCCTGGGCCGTGGCGGCTCCGATACCTCGGCCGTCGCCCTGGCCGCGGCGCTGAAGGCCGATCGTTGCGATATCTACACCGATGTCGACGGCGTCTATACGACCGATCCGCGGATTGTGCCCAAGGCGCGGAAGCTTGACAGAATTACCTATGAGGAGATGCTGGAGCAGGCATCCTTGGGGGCCAAGGTCCTTCAGACCCGGTCGGTGGAAATGGCCATGAAGCACCGGGTTCGGGTCCGTGTGCTGTCAAGCTTCAGCGATGCGCCCGGAACCCTGGTATGCGACGAGGATGAGATCGTGGAAAAGGAATTGGTAAGCGGCATTGCTTATAGTCGCGATGAGGCCAAGATCACTCTGGTCAAGGTTTCCGACCGGCCGGGCGTGGCGGCGCGGATCTTCGGGCCCTTGGCCGACGCCAATATCAATGTCGATATGATCGTGCAGAACGTGTCCGAGGACGGTCATTCGACCGATCTCACCTTTACCTTGCCGCGCAGCGATCTCGCCCGCGCCCTCAAGGTTCTGGAAGGGGCGCGCGACGATATCAACTATCGCGAACTGACGACCAGCAGCGCCGTGGTCAAGGTTTCGGTCATCGGCGTCGGCATGCGCAGCCATGCCGGGGTCGCCCAGACGATGTTCCGGGCCCTTTCCGAAAAAGGCATCAATATCCATGTGATCTCCACCTCGGAGATCAAGGTGTCGGTGCTGATCGCCGAGGAATACATGGAACTCGCGGTACGCGCGCTGCACTCCGCCTATGGGCTGGATGCGGCCTGA
- a CDS encoding carbon-nitrogen hydrolase family protein, whose protein sequence is MTQPPRSFTAACIQVNAGREVYPNVEAASALVREARERGADMVFMPENVAMMEWGRRNIQAKAMPEEDHVALTAFRDLARDLHIWLHCGTLAVAVGDGMVANRTYVVDSDGAIRGRYDKIHMFDVNLADGESYKESSTFQAGSRAVALDIPFGRLGLSICYDLRFPHLFRALAKAGCHYLTIPAAFTRTTGEAHWHVLQRTRAIETGCYVISPAQTGTHAEGRQTYGHALIIDPWGRVLADAGEAPGIILAKIDPEKVVEARAMVPSLSHDRVFALDTL, encoded by the coding sequence ATGACCCAGCCCCCCCGTTCCTTCACCGCCGCTTGCATTCAGGTCAATGCCGGGCGCGAGGTCTATCCCAATGTGGAGGCGGCGAGCGCCCTGGTGCGCGAGGCGCGCGAGCGTGGGGCGGACATGGTGTTCATGCCCGAAAACGTGGCGATGATGGAATGGGGGCGGCGTAATATCCAGGCCAAGGCGATGCCCGAGGAGGATCACGTCGCCTTGACCGCCTTCCGCGATCTCGCCCGCGATCTGCATATCTGGCTGCATTGCGGCACGCTGGCCGTCGCCGTCGGCGATGGCATGGTGGCCAACCGCACCTATGTGGTCGATAGCGATGGGGCGATCCGCGGCCGCTACGACAAGATCCACATGTTCGACGTTAATCTGGCCGATGGCGAAAGCTATAAGGAAAGCTCGACCTTTCAGGCGGGATCGCGGGCGGTGGCCCTGGATATCCCCTTTGGCCGGCTCGGGTTGTCGATCTGTTACGATCTGCGCTTTCCCCATCTGTTTCGCGCCCTGGCCAAGGCCGGCTGTCATTATCTGACCATCCCGGCGGCCTTCACCCGCACCACCGGCGAGGCCCATTGGCATGTGCTGCAGCGGACGCGGGCGATCGAGACCGGCTGTTACGTGATTTCCCCGGCCCAGACCGGCACCCATGCCGAAGGCCGCCAAACCTATGGCCATGCCCTGATCATCGATCCCTGGGGACGGGTTCTGGCCGATGCCGGCGAGGCCCCGGGCATCATCCTGGCCAAGATCGATCCCGAAAAGGTGGTCGAGGCGCGGGCGATGGTTCCGTCGCTCTCCCACGACCGGGTCTTCGCCCTCGATACGCTTTAG
- a CDS encoding ComF family protein, whose amino-acid sequence MGASWREMGRGLFDLLLPPRCLGCGTQVADPDALCPACFSGLAHITEPFCACCGLPFELGGEGEGERLCGACLGTPPLFSRARAVWRYDDASARLILGFKHADRLDSVPGFARWMARAGRALLAGDPVLVPVPLHRWRLFSRRYNQAAVLAQAIADAGDLDYRPLALVRRRATPSQGGLGRGARARNVQGAFVVVRPDEIAGRRVVLIDDVLTTGATANACARALLAAGATGVDVLTLARVSLEET is encoded by the coding sequence ATGGGGGCGTCGTGGCGGGAGATGGGCCGGGGGCTGTTCGATCTTTTGTTGCCGCCGCGCTGCCTGGGCTGCGGCACCCAGGTCGCCGACCCCGATGCCTTGTGTCCGGCCTGTTTTTCCGGCCTCGCCCATATCACCGAACCCTTCTGCGCCTGCTGTGGCCTGCCTTTCGAACTGGGGGGCGAGGGGGAGGGCGAGCGGCTGTGCGGGGCTTGTTTGGGAACCCCCCCGCTGTTTTCCCGGGCAAGGGCGGTCTGGCGCTATGATGACGCCTCGGCCCGGCTGATCCTCGGCTTCAAGCATGCCGATCGCTTGGACTCGGTGCCGGGATTCGCCCGCTGGATGGCGCGGGCCGGCCGCGCCCTGCTGGCCGGGGATCCCGTGCTGGTGCCCGTTCCGCTCCATCGCTGGCGGCTGTTTTCGCGGCGCTATAATCAGGCCGCCGTTCTCGCCCAGGCCATCGCCGACGCCGGCGATCTGGATTATCGTCCGCTGGCCCTGGTGCGCCGGCGGGCGACGCCAAGCCAGGGCGGCCTGGGGCGCGGGGCGCGGGCGCGCAATGTCCAGGGCGCCTTCGTCGTCGTCCGCCCCGACGAGATCGCCGGGCGGCGGGTGGTGCTGATCGACGACGTGCTGACCACCGGGGCGACGGCCAATGCCTGCGCCCGGGCTCTGCTGGCCGCCGGCGCCACCGGCGTTGACGTGCTGACCCTGGCGCGGGTGAGCCTGGAGGAGACCTGA
- a CDS encoding methyltransferase domain-containing protein, with protein MTVFDRRAVRRHRDRAAPTLDGFDFLLAEAAERLTERLDDITRRFPLALDLGCHGGEVGRALGKRGGVDTLLACDLSPAFAARAAGDKAARASGDKVTLAFAADEELLPIRPQSLDLVLSNLSLHWVNDLPGALIQIRRALKPDGLFLGCLLGGETLGELRGCLAQTEIALEGGLSPRTSPLADVRDAGNLLTRAGFALPTVDVDTLTVHYGDPLALLRDLRGMGETNAVIERRKGFTRRETLLSALALYRERHGDDQGRVPATFQIITLTAWAPSPDQPQPAKRGSGMVGLGQALANPGAPLV; from the coding sequence ATGACCGTCTTCGATCGCCGCGCGGTTCGCCGCCACCGCGACCGCGCCGCCCCCACCCTTGACGGGTTCGATTTCCTGCTGGCCGAAGCCGCCGAGCGGCTGACCGAGCGGCTGGACGATATCACCCGGCGTTTCCCTTTGGCCCTTGACCTCGGCTGCCATGGCGGCGAGGTCGGCCGGGCCTTGGGGAAGCGCGGCGGGGTCGACACCCTGCTCGCCTGCGATCTGTCGCCGGCCTTCGCCGCCCGCGCCGCCGGCGATAAGGCCGCCCGCGCCTCCGGCGACAAGGTCACCCTAGCCTTCGCCGCCGACGAGGAACTTCTGCCGATCCGCCCGCAAAGCCTGGATCTGGTGCTGTCGAACCTGTCGCTGCATTGGGTGAACGACCTGCCCGGCGCCCTGATCCAGATCCGCCGGGCCCTCAAACCCGATGGCCTGTTCCTGGGCTGCCTGTTGGGCGGCGAGACCTTGGGCGAATTGCGCGGCTGTCTGGCGCAGACGGAAATCGCCCTGGAAGGCGGCTTGTCGCCGCGCACCAGCCCGCTGGCCGATGTCCGCGACGCCGGCAACCTGCTGACCCGCGCCGGCTTCGCCCTGCCCACCGTCGATGTCGATACCCTGACCGTCCATTACGGCGATCCGCTGGCGCTGTTGCGCGACCTGCGCGGCATGGGCGAGACCAACGCGGTGATCGAGCGGCGCAAGGGCTTCACCCGCCGCGAGACCCTGCTTTCGGCGCTCGCCCTCTACCGCGAACGCCATGGCGACGACCAGGGGCGGGTGCCCGCCACCTTCCAGATCATCACCCTGACCGCCTGGGCCCCCTCGCCCGATCAGCCCCAGCCGGCCAAGCGCGGCTCGGGCATGGTTGGCCTGGGACAGGCCTTGGCCAATCCGGGCGCCCCCCTTGTTTAA
- the ubiG gene encoding bifunctional 2-polyprenyl-6-hydroxyphenol methylase/3-demethylubiquinol 3-O-methyltransferase UbiG has product MSATTSGTASAAELAKFSAMADAWWDPEGDFKPLHKFNPVRIAFLRDHFAAHFGRDIEAPRPFEGLSLLDIGCGGGLLCEPFARLGFAVTGIDAAERNIGTASVHAERAGLPLTYRCAMPEDLVAEGKTFDAVLTMEVVEHVADVRLFLDSVGQLCRPGGAVGAATLNRTLKSLALAKVGAEYVLRWLPRGTHDWRKFMKPSELTAGLREAGLSVDAIAGMTFDPFSGTWSQTTDVSVNYMLFATRAAA; this is encoded by the coding sequence ATGTCCGCCACCACCTCCGGTACCGCGTCGGCCGCGGAACTTGCCAAGTTCAGTGCCATGGCCGACGCATGGTGGGATCCGGAAGGCGACTTTAAGCCGCTGCACAAGTTCAATCCGGTCCGAATCGCCTTTCTGCGTGACCATTTCGCCGCCCATTTCGGCCGCGATATCGAGGCGCCCCGCCCCTTCGAAGGGCTGAGCCTGCTTGATATCGGCTGCGGTGGCGGGCTGCTGTGCGAGCCCTTCGCCCGGCTCGGCTTCGCCGTGACCGGCATCGATGCCGCCGAGCGCAATATCGGCACCGCCTCGGTTCATGCCGAGCGCGCCGGACTGCCCCTCACCTACCGCTGCGCCATGCCCGAGGATCTGGTGGCCGAGGGCAAAACCTTCGACGCCGTCCTCACCATGGAAGTCGTCGAACATGTCGCCGACGTGCGGTTGTTCCTCGACTCGGTGGGCCAGCTGTGCCGGCCGGGCGGAGCGGTGGGGGCGGCCACGCTCAATCGCACGCTGAAATCCCTGGCCCTGGCCAAGGTCGGCGCGGAATACGTGCTGCGCTGGCTGCCGCGCGGCACCCACGACTGGCGCAAGTTCATGAAGCCCAGCGAACTGACGGCGGGCCTGCGCGAGGCCGGGCTGTCCGTCGACGCCATCGCCGGCATGACCTTCGATCCCTTCAGCGGTACCTGGAGCCAGACCACCGACGTCAGCGTCAATTACATGCTGTTCGCCACCCGGGCCGCCGCCTGA